A stretch of the Drosophila sulfurigaster albostrigata strain 15112-1811.04 chromosome 2L, ASM2355843v2, whole genome shotgun sequence genome encodes the following:
- the LOC133850217 gene encoding arylalkylamine N-acetyltransferase-like 2, which produces MFTNFGKKDGVFIRIMTMDDYEKIGENIYNEEPLKLAFDNALKTEVHQSQKDESKEYHHSMIRQGTCLVAINEENGGDIVGSVLAGCETISDLQEYYAQVAAMEEGYYKTCTIFEFETKIRGNYFDRYGVSKVLYSHMTNVDVSHRGKGLGTRLAAALMELGRSKGFPVMIACCTSLYTARQKEALGMECIYSQAYADYKDANGQVVFKPPAPHTHVRVMAIKL; this is translated from the coding sequence ATGTTTACGAACTTCGGAAAAAAAGACGGTGTTTTCATTCGTATTATGACGATGGATGACTACGAAAAGATCGGAGAAAACATTTACAATGAAGAACCACTCAAATTGGCATTCGATAACGCTTTGAAGACTGAGGTACATCAATCTCAAAAGGATGAATCGAAAGAGTATCATCATTCGATGATAAGACAAGGCACCTGCTTGGTGGCAATCAATGAAGAGAACGGTGGAGATATAGTTGGAAGTGTTCTAGCGGGCTGTGAAACTATCAGCGATCTGCAAGAATATTATGCGCAGGTTGCTGCAATGGAAGAAGGTTACTATAAAACATGTACAATATTCGAGTTTGAAACTAAAATCAGAGGGAACTACTTCGATCGTTATGGTGTCTCGAAGGTGCTTTATTCACATATGACAAATGTCGATGTCTCCCATCGAGGAAAGGGACTCGGAACACGTTTAGCTGCTGCATTAATGGAATTGGGTCGATCCAAAGGTTTTCCTGTCATGATAGCATGCTGTACAAGCTTATATACAGCCCGACAGAAGGAGGCATTGGGAATGGAGTGCATTTACAGTCAAGCCTATGCTGACTATAAAGACGCCAATGGTCAAGTCGTGTTTAAACCACCAGCTCCTCATACGCACGTTCGTGTAATGGCcattaaattgtga
- the LOC133847841 gene encoding arylalkylamine N-acetyltransferase-like 2 has protein sequence MSTNFGSKDGILIRIMTVDDYKLVKIFMREHFFIGNPMNDACDEDVQKCNEKENDEYHIDMIKQNTSLLAVKDDDEEQIVGFVLAGAQVPSDLEKSRKEADELEENAWKRIAVFNSLNFLNKNSRVVKKIYQHICNVKS, from the coding sequence ATGTCTACAAATTTTGGTTCTAAGGATGGAATCCTCATTCGGATCATGACTGTGGATGACTACAAACTGGTGAAGATCTTCATGAGAGAACATTTCTTTATTGGAAATCCGATGAACGACGCTTGCGACGAAGATGTTCAGAAATGCAATGAGAAGGAAAACGATGAATATCACATTGATATGATAAAGCAGAACACATCTTTATTGGCTGTCAAGGATGACGACGAAGAACAAATCGTTGGTTTTGTTCTAGCCGGTGCTCAAGTGCCGAGTGATTTGGAGAAGAGTCGCAAGGAGGCTGACGAATTGGAAGAAAATGCCTGGAAACGCATTGCAGTGTTTAATTCGTTAAATTTTCTCAACAAAAATAGCCGAGTagtaaagaaaatataccaacatattTGTAATGTCAAGTCATAG
- the LOC133845294 gene encoding arylalkylamine N-acetyltransferase-like 2, with protein sequence MSTNFGSKDGILIRIMTVDDYKLVKIFMREHFFIGNPMNDACDEDVQKCNEKENDEYHIDMIKQNTSLLAVKDDDEEQIVGFVLAGAQVPSDLEKSRKEADELEENAWKRIAVFNSLIEREANVFKRYGVSEVLYSHITTVHTSMRGKGLGARLAKALMELGRSKGFPAMAASCSSYYSARQKQALGMECIYSHAYDDYKDINGNVVFKTQAPNTHVRFLAMRL encoded by the coding sequence ATGTCTACAAATTTTGGTTCTAAGGATGGAATCCTCATTCGGATCATGACTGTGGATGACTACAAACTGGTGAAGATCTTCATGAGAGAACATTTCTTTATTGGAAATCCGATGAACGACGCTTGCGACGAAGATGTTCAGAAATGCAATGAGAAGGAAAACGATGAATATCATATCGATATGATAAAGCAGAACACATCTTTATTGGCTGTCAAGGATGACGACGAAGAACAAATCGTTGGTTTTGTTCTAGCCGGTGCTCAAGTGCCGAGTGATTTGGAGAAGAGTCGCAAGGAGGCAGATGAATTGGAAGAAAATGCTTGGAAACGCATTGCAGTGTTTAATTCGTTGATTGAAAGAGAAGCGAATGTCTTTAAGCGCTACGGAGTATCCGAGGTTCTCTATTCCCACATAACCACTGTTCACACCTCGATGCGGGGCAAGGGACTTGGTGCACGATTAGCTAAAGCCTTGATGGAACTGGGTCGCTCCAAGGGCTTTCCTGCAATGGCAGCTTCATGCTCCAGCTACTATTCAGCTCGACAAAAGCAGGCATTAGGCATGGAGTGCATTTATAGTCACGCCTATGATGACTACAAGGATATTAACGGCAATGTGGTCTTTAAGACTCAAGCTCCTAACACTCATGTTCGTTTTCTGGCCATGAGATTGTGA
- the LOC133835660 gene encoding arylalkylamine N-acetyltransferase-like 2, which produces MTNITIRELKAEDLDEYFRFLTENFYCDEPLQLTPGDHNFEPDTPERRASRLAVIKQGLSLVAVDSNDGGRIVASAYSEAKVPDDLEKTWREVNEKKPTEFIEHVDLFLAGFDKRSKLFERFEVSKVFCLNILGVGKTVRQQGLGRRLVSAVIELARSKGFPLIAVSCTSLYSTRIMSALGMSCIHSEKCSDYKDEDGNVVLKPPEPHTSINLMAMKL; this is translated from the coding sequence ATGACAAACATTACTATACGCGAATTGAAGGCAGAAGACCTCGATGAGTACTTTCGATTTCTTACTGAAAACTTCTACTGCGATGAACCACTTCAGCTGACACCCGGAGATCACAACTTCGAACCGGATACGCCGGAGAGACGTGCATCTCGTCTAGCCGTAATAAAACAAGGTCTCTCCTTAGTTGCTGTGGATTCCAACGATGGAGGTCGCATTGTAGCCTCAGCTTACTCTGAAGCCAAGGTTCCAGATGACTTGGAGAAAACTTGGAGAGAAGTCAATGAGAAGAAGCCTACTGAGTTCATTGAACATGTGGACTTATTTCTTGCTGGCTTTGACAAACGTTCGAAATTATTTGAACGTTTCGAAGTATCGAAGGTTTTCTGCCTCAACATTTTGGGGGTGGGAAAAACTGTACGTCAACAAGGATTGGGACGTCGTCTTGTGTCTGCTGTAATCGAACTGGCTCGCTCTAAAGGATTTCCCCTGATCGCAGTCTCCTGCACGAGTTTGTATTCGACTCGCATTATGTCAGCTCTGGGCATGAGCTGTATTCATTCGGAGAAGTGTTCAGACTACAAGGACGAAGATGGCAACGTGGTTTTAAAGCCACCAGAACCACATACATCCATCAATCTCATGGCAATGAAATTGTAG
- the LOC133850147 gene encoding uncharacterized protein LOC133850147, producing the protein MFKKSVLSLLLIATCFALAAATQDAEARKAAPVQVQPRLLWLKRGESQQQSPIVIVQQPQDNNSNRHHYQQPPPPPYWSDYYSYPPQRPQRPQGISDYPTIVIVNPNNAQNFTFDLPPTTTPASSRRRSNIFNRRSSNPIVDLLQDSIDDDSEVISAADNVDNDGVITIPQQIPQPQKYAAEERNDELGDDELALLERQAERGLSPKNLISFLMQDKQRRRVQEAIAGIYLRNYNLNRK; encoded by the exons ATGTTCAAGAAATCAGTTCTAAGCCTGCTGCTTATTGCCACCTGCTTTGCCTTAGCAGCTGCCACTCAAGACGCTGAAGCTCGCAAAGCTG CTCCTGTCCAAGTGCAGCCTCGTTTGCTTTGGCTTAAACGTGGTGAATCCCAGCAACAATCGCCAATTGTGATTGTGCAACAACCTCAGGATAATAACTCCAATAGACATCACTATCAGCAACCTCCTCCACCACCTTACTGGTCCGACTACTACTCTTACCCTCCACAAAGGCCTCAGCGTCCTCAAGGCATCTCTGACTATCCAACCATTGTCATCGTCAACCCGAATAATGCTCAGAACTTCACTTTCGACCTTccgccaacaacaactcctGCTTCGTCCAGAAGGCgcagcaacattttcaatCGCCGCAGCTCGAATCCTATTGTTGATCTGCTGCAGGACTCCATTGATGACGACTCCGAGGTGATCAGCGCTGCCGACAATGTGGACAACGATGGTGTGATCACCATTCCCCAGCAGATTCCTCAGCCTCAGAAATATGCCGCCGAGGAGCGCAACGATGAGCTTGGCGACGATGAATTGGCTCTTTTGGAACGTCAGGCTGAACGTGGTCTCAGTCCCAAGAACCTCATCTCGTTCCTCATGCAGGACAAGCAACGTAGGCGTGTTCAGGAGGCCATCGCTGGCATCTACTTGAGGAACTACAATCTGAATCGAAAGTGA
- the LOC133847438 gene encoding arylalkylamine N-acetyltransferase-like 2: MCTNFGLKDGIFIRIMKVEDYDKVKNFMGDNFYNGEPLCASSGVDCQTPFEQLFKDYHIWLIKQETCLIALDANDEERIVGVVLAGPSAESHLEEECVRAEEMAQGPLRDIYTFLTDIECKANLFKHYGISELLYSQITNVDAAWRGKGLGTRLAAALIEVGRSKGYSVMSATCTSFYSARQKMAMGMECIHAEAYADHKDANGEVILKPPAPHTHIRVLGIKI, translated from the coding sequence ATGTGCACGAATTTCGGGTTAAAAGATGGCATTTTCATCCGCATCATGAAAGTGGAGGATTACGATAAAGTGAAGAACTTCATGGGAGACAATTTCTACAATGGGGAACCACTTTGCGCATCTTCGGGCGTGGATTGTCAGACACCCTTTGAACAATTATTCAAAGACTATCACATCTGGCTGATAAAGCAGGAAACCTGCTTGATTGCCCTCGATGCCAACGATGAAGAACGCATTGTAGGCGTTGTGCTAGCCGGACCCTCAGCTGAGAGCCATTTGGAGGAGGAATGCGTTAGAGCAGAAGAAATGGCTCAAGGACCACTGAGAGACATCTACACATTTCTCACTGACATCGAATGCAAAGCCAATCTCTTTAAGCATTATGGAATCTCGGAGTTACTCTACTCTCAAATCACCAATGTGGATGCCGCCTGGCGAGGCAAGGGATTGGGAACACGTCTAGCTGCTGCTCTGATCGAGGTGGGTCGATCGAAGGGCTATTCCGTAATGTCAGCGACCTGCACAAGTTTCTATTCAGCGCGCCAGAAGATGGCCATGGGTATGGAGTGCATCCATGCTGAAGCCTATGCGGATCACAAGGACGCCAATGGCGAAGTTATACTGAAACCTCCAgcacctcacacacacatacgtgtGTTGGGCATCAAGATTTGA
- the LOC133850506 gene encoding arylalkylamine N-acetyltransferase-like 2: protein MSTELCSKNGILIRIMKVEDYKNVKDFMGGNFYNGEPLCASSGEDVQKCCEKENDEYHISMIEQGTCLLALNENDGGRIVGLVLAGGQVPSDLEKHRKEADEMEQNTWGRIAVFLSIVERKVNIFERYGISKLLYSHITNVAASMRGQGLGGRLAAALIEVGKSKGFPLMVAYCSSFYSARQKEALGMECIYEQAYADYRDQQGQVVFKPAAPHTHLRIMAIKL from the coding sequence ATGTCGACGGAACTGTGCTCAAAAAATGGAATACTCATCCGGATAATGAAAGTGGAAGACTACAAGAATGTGAAGGACTTCATGGGAGGCAATTTCTACAATGGAGAACCTCTATGCGCCTCTTCAGGCGAAGATGTGCAGAAATGCTGTGAGAAGGAAAACGATGAATATCATATCTCGATGATTGAACAAGGCACCTGTCTCTTGGCACTCAATGAGAACGATGGTGGTCGCATAGTAGGCCTTGTTCTGGCCGGAGGTCAAGTGCCCAGTGACCTGGAGAAGCATCGCAAGGAAGCAGATGAAATGGAACAAAACACATGGGGACGCATAGCTGTTTTTCTATCAATTGTCGAACGCAAAGTGAATATCTTTGAGCGCTACGGAATTTCCAAGCTGCTCTACTCCCATATCACGAATGTGGCTGCATCAATGCGTGGCCAGGGATTAGGTGGACGTCTTGCTGCCGCTCTAATTGAGGTGGGCAAATCCAAGGGCTTTCCTTTGATGGTGGCCTATTGCTCCAGTTTCTATTCGGCGCGCCAAAAGGAAGCCTTGGGCATGGAGTGTATCTATGAACAGGCCTATGCGGACTATAGGGATCAACAAGGTCAAGTGGTGTTCAAGCCAGCAGCCCCTCACACCCATCTACGTATCATGGCCATCAAACTTTGA
- the LOC133835650 gene encoding arylalkylamine N-acetyltransferase-like 2, with the protein MTNITIRELKPEDLDEYFRYLIQNFHGHEPLLLTPGDHNFEPDTPERRASRLAVIKQGLSLVAVDSNDGGRIVASAYSEAKVPNDLEKTWREVNEKKPKAFIDHVYFFLAGIEKRSKLFERFEVSNVLYLNILSVGKTVRQQGLGRRLVTAVIELARSKGFPLIAVSCTSLYSTRIMSALGMSIIHSENYSDYKDEDGNVVIKPPEPHTSVNIMAMKL; encoded by the coding sequence ATGACGAACATTACTATACGCGAACTGAAGCCCGAAGACCTCGATGAGTACTTTCGATATCTCATTCAGAACTTCCACGGTCATGAACCACTTCTGCTGACACCTGGAGATCACAATTTCGAACCGGATACGCCGGAGAGACGTGCGTCTCGTCTAGCGGTAATAAAACAAGGTCTCTCCTTAGTTGCTGTGGATTCCAACGATGGAGGTCGCATAGTAGCCTCAGCTTACTCTGAAGCCAAGGTTCCAAATGACTTGGAGAAAACTTGGAGAGAAGTCAATGAGAAGAAGCCTAAGGCGTTCATCGATCACGTGTACTTCTTTCTTGCCGGCATTGAGAAACGTTCGAAATTATTTGAACGTTTCGAAGTATCGAATGTTCTCTACCTCAACATTCTTAGTGTGGGAAAAACTGTACGCCAACAAGGATTGGGACGTCGTCTTGTGACTGCTGTAATCGAACTGGCACGCTCTAAAGGATTTCCCCTGATTGCAGTCTCCTGCACGAGTTTGTATTCGACTCGCATCATGTCAGCTCTGGGCATGAGCATTATTCACTCTGAGAACTATTCGGATTACAAGGACGAGGATGGCAACGTTGTAATAAAACCACCAGAACCACACACATCCGTCAATATCATGGCAATGAAATTGTAG